The Manis javanica isolate MJ-LG chromosome 4, MJ_LKY, whole genome shotgun sequence genome contains a region encoding:
- the LOC118973541 gene encoding uncharacterized protein produces the protein MDALCAFPDTNPWLPRTPTVPLPPRERLGGSPERPLPSLRPILNPAPSGEHQRAGTEALDEERPPPKAPKRSEAWRCTSLHSALVPPPAPHLSHGALTARRRPAGRGRAGADRLLPGACRASRGRSGRRRRLPPWALGPGPAARAWRTPGVGAAASGARRRPGRRAEAQRCLRPRREAGRAAGGSAAAGLRPGRRAPVTIAALPASPPVKCGE, from the coding sequence ATGGATGCCCTCTGCGCTTTTCCAGACACCAACCCTTGGCTTCCTCGCACACCCACCGTTCCGCTCCCGCCCAGGGAGCGCCTGGGAGGCTCGCCTGAACGCCCGCTCCCCTCCCTCCGGCCAATCCTCAACCCAGCCCCGTCGGGTGAACATCAGCGCGCTGGAACCGAGGCCCTAGATGAGGAGAGGCCGCCACCCAAGGCCCCGAAGAGAAGCGAGGCGTGGAGGTGTACGTCCCTCCACTCGGCCCTGGTCCCGCCGCCCGCACCTCACCTGAGCCACGGGGCGCTCACCGCGCGTCGCCGGCCCGCGGGCCGCGGCCGGGCCGGCGCCGACCGGCTGCTCCCGGGCGCGTGTCGCGCCAGCCGTGGGCGCTCCGGGCGTCGCCGCAGGCTCCCGCCCTGGGCGCTGGGCCCTGGGCCCGCCGCACGCGCCTGGCGGACCCCGGGGGTGGGCGCGGCGGCGAGCGGGGCCCGGCGGCGGCCGGGACGCCGGGCGGAGGCGCAGCGCTGCCTGCGGCCTCGACGGGAGGCCGGGCGGGCCGCAGGGGGCTCCGCCGCCGCGGGGCTGCGCCCGGGTCGCCGTGCGCCAGTGACTATCGCTGCGCTCCCCGCTTCCCCTCCGGTCAAGTGCGGGGAATGA